The Allocoprobacillus halotolerans nucleotide sequence CTTGTATAAATTATATGGCAGGTATGGTGAATTTGAATTATGTATCACGAGTCGATTTGTTTTATCAGGATTTAGGTAACCCAATTTTATTTTTGAGCTCTGCTATTAGTGGTATTTATATGATTATTATTTTTTCTAAATTTATTCAAAATTTTAAACCGATTCAATATGTTGGTAAGAATAGCCTTTTATTTTATGCTTTTCATAGTCCTATATTTATCCCTATAGCTGATAAAATTGTAGAGATACTAATTATACAAAATATTCCTTTAATATGTTATGATACTATAAAGATGTTTATTGCTTTGTTTACTGTGTGTATTGGAATGGTTATTGTATGTGAGATTGTTAACCGATATTTTTCATTCGTTTTAGGAAAAAAGAAATTAGTTTAAAAAGTACTATAAGTATATAAATGATTTAAAAGTACATCATAAATGAGGTGAGATAATGTTTATTTTAAGGAAAATAAAAAAATTAGCAGGAAAGATTATTAGAATATTATATAAATTGACTTATAGATTTATTTCTATTGATGATAAATTAGTTATATTTATATCTTTTCATGGTAGAGGATATTCTGATAATCCAAGAGCTATTTATGAACAAATGAAAAAGGATGAAAGATTTAAGGATTATAGATTTATTTGGTTTATTAAAAATCATAAAAAGAAAGATATACAGATTGATGGGGCAGAAATTAAAGAATATTTTAGTTTACCTTACTTTTATTATATGTCTAAAGCAAAGTATTGGATTATTAATTGTAAAATGCCTACATATATATGTAAAAAAGAAAATCAAGTTTATTTACAAACTTGGCATGGGACACCTTTAAAAAGATTAGCACACGATATAATTGCACCGGAAGATGCTACATTTTATAGATCAGGTGTGTCATTTGAACAAATGACAAGATCATATGATATAGATGTTGAAAGATACAATTATATGATTTCTCCTAATGCTTTTTGTACAGAAGTCTTTCAAACGTCATTTAGAATTAATCGCAAACGTTTAATTGAAACAGGTTATCCAAGAAATGATTTTATTACGAACGCAACTGAAGATGATATTAGAAATCTAAAATTAAAATACAATTTACCATTAGATAAAAAAATTGTTTTATACGCTCCAACATGGCGTGATAACTCATACGTGGCTTCTGGCTATACTTTTGAATTAGAAGCAGATTTCCATAAATGGAAAGAAATACTTGGAGATGACTATATTGTTGTTTTTAAACCACATTATTTGATTATTAATAAATATGAGAATGATGATTCTTTAACAGGTTTTTTATATTCTATGAAAGCTGAAGCAGAAATTAATGAATTATATGTTTTAAGTGATATTTTAATTACTGATTACTCTAGTGTATTCTTTGATTATGCAGTTTTAAATAGACCAATTTATTTTTATATGTATGATTTAGAACAGTATAAAGGTGAATTGAGAGGTTTTTATTTAGATATATATACTGAATTGCCTGGTAAGATTTATGAAGATGAATCAAATTTATTATTAGATATTAAAAATCAAGTCTATGATTATTCTCATTTAGAAACTTTTAATCAAAGATTTAGTGCATGGCAAACAGGTGACTGTGCGAAGAAAGTCATTGATATTGTATTTAAAGAATGTTTATAAATAAATCTAAATGCGATGGATAAGAATAAATGAACTATTCTTATCTTTTCGCTCTTTTTAATAAATTTATTGTTGAAAATATAACAAATTAATTTTAACGCCGTTTTTTTAATATTAAAACGTTGTTTCTCTAATCATTATTATTAGTGAAAAAAGTTATTGATTTCTCATAAGTACAAAAGACATCAGCATTTAAGAATGAATTTGTCTTGGCAATACTAATGCCCATATCTTTTAAAGAAGTATATTATGAATATCGTTATGGTATCTTTGCAGAATAGTCATTTTAGCAACATTTTTCTTAAAAAGAGCGTATCTTTTTTTATTCTCAAAGAATATTAGAATTTTTAATTTGTACACAAATTTTACAAATCTTCTGTGTATACTTACTTTGGAAGTGTTTTAAGGAGAGTTATTATGATAAAGAATTTTTCAAAATTAAAGATAAAAAATATATTGATTACCTTCTTTATTGTTTTGAGTGTCATATGTTGTATTTTTGTTCTATTTAAAAGTGTTAATCGTTTTTTTCTTTGAATCATCTTAAGATAGAATTGAAATCCACAAATTTAGATTTGTATGAGCAAGATGTTGGAAAGTTGGATGTAGAATTATCAGATAATCAATTTATAGATAATTTAAAATATACGGTTGATGATAACGAAATACTTCAAATAGATAATCAAGGAAATTATAAGGCATTAAAAGCTGGTACGACACATATAAGTGTTCAGGTAGAAGGGACAAATCAAAAAGTGGATTGTTATGTTCATATTTTTCCTTTTATTAAAATACAAGATATTCAATTAAAAGATGTACCGCAATATGATTTATATCCAGGTATGAAATTTTCTTTAAAATTTAATATTTTACCTGAAGGAGCAACTCAAAAGGATATACATATAGTTTCCTCTAATTCTGATATTTTTGAGGTAAATAATCAGGGAAATATTGAAGTTAAAGGAATTGGAGAAGCCACAATAAAAATTTCTGTTAATAAGACATCTGTTAGTAAAGAAGTTAAGCTAAAATCAATTGAAAAGCCTAAAGTTGATGAAACATTATATTGTCGTCATAATGACGAATTAAAAATAGAAACTCATAAAGGTTATCAGCTATCTTATAGTCATATAGAAAAAAATAAAGATATAATTTATGAGTCAGAAAATAATGATATAGCAAGTGTGTCACCAGAAGGTTTATTATATGCAAAAAGGCCAGGTTATACTGTTATTAAATGGAGAGTAGGTAACAAAACATATAGATGCCAATTGATTGTAAAATGTGACAATGGGCTGATTAATCTTTCTGATTTATCTCAGGCTGGCATTAACGAATCTCATAAACTTATGATTGTAGCTCATCCTGATGATGAAACGTTATGGGGTGGAGGACATCTTTTAGATGGAGGATGGTTTGTTGTTGTATTAACAAATGGATATAACAATCAAAGAGTTAAGGAATTAACAAATGCTCTATCAATAAGTCATA carries:
- a CDS encoding CDP-glycerol glycerophosphotransferase family protein, with the translated sequence MFILRKIKKLAGKIIRILYKLTYRFISIDDKLVIFISFHGRGYSDNPRAIYEQMKKDERFKDYRFIWFIKNHKKKDIQIDGAEIKEYFSLPYFYYMSKAKYWIINCKMPTYICKKENQVYLQTWHGTPLKRLAHDIIAPEDATFYRSGVSFEQMTRSYDIDVERYNYMISPNAFCTEVFQTSFRINRKRLIETGYPRNDFITNATEDDIRNLKLKYNLPLDKKIVLYAPTWRDNSYVASGYTFELEADFHKWKEILGDDYIVVFKPHYLIINKYENDDSLTGFLYSMKAEAEINELYVLSDILITDYSSVFFDYAVLNRPIYFYMYDLEQYKGELRGFYLDIYTELPGKIYEDESNLLLDIKNQVYDYSHLETFNQRFSAWQTGDCAKKVIDIVFKECL
- a CDS encoding PIG-L family deacetylase; this translates as MKSTNLDLYEQDVGKLDVELSDNQFIDNLKYTVDDNEILQIDNQGNYKALKAGTTHISVQVEGTNQKVDCYVHIFPFIKIQDIQLKDVPQYDLYPGMKFSLKFNILPEGATQKDIHIVSSNSDIFEVNNQGNIEVKGIGEATIKISVNKTSVSKEVKLKSIEKPKVDETLYCRHNDELKIETHKGYQLSYSHIEKNKDIIYESENNDIASVSPEGLLYAKRPGYTVIKWRVGNKTYRCQLIVKCDNGLINLSDLSQAGINESHKLMIVAHPDDETLWGGGHLLDGGWFVVVLTNGYNNQRVKELTNALSISHTHFIILNYPDLKSKKVKDDWNYVQKGMSKDIETLLKYKQWDQVVTHNPKGEYGHIHHKMTNQLVKKLAINLKIYDKLYYFGKFYSNDGKFYGNPKMPDGLKSTYSGEKLKMKNMMIDKFTSQKKLFKNIGNK